The sequence below is a genomic window from bacterium 336/3.
TTGGCAAGCACTAAATCAGCATCTATTTCTTGGGCTTTTTTAAGAGCTAAAGTCAAGGCTTCTGCTTCTTCAGGATTTGGATAGATAACTGTTGGGAAATTCCCATTGGGTTCGGCTTGTTCTATAACAATGTGTACATTTTCAAAGCCAAAACGTTTGAAAAGCTGAGGGACAAGTGTAATGCCTGTACCATGCAAAGATGTATAAACTATTTTAAGATTTTTATGTTTTTGAATAAGCTCTGGGTATAAAGAAAGTGTTTGCACTTTTTGCAAATAGATTTCATCAAAATCTGCTTTTACAATCTCAATTAAAGTTTTATTTGCTTCAAAACGAATGTCTTGAATTTTTACTTTCTGAACTTCTTCAATTACATTTTTATCATGAGGGCTTACAAGTTGTGCCCCATCATTCCAATATGCTTTATAACCATTGTATTCTTTAGGGTTGTGAGAAGCTGTGAGCATCACACCACTTTGGCAACCAAAATGCCTGATAGCAAAAGAAAGCTCTGGCGTAGGACGTAGTTTTTCAAAGAAATATACCTTAATTCCATTGGCAGAAAACACGTTGGCTACAATTTGAGCAAATTCTTGGCTGTTGTTTCGGCTATCATAAGAAACTGCTACTTTTAATATTGTATTGGGGAATGCTTTCTGTAAATAATTTGCAAGTCCTTGTGTGGCAAGCCCTACGGTATATTGGTTCATTCGGTTTGTACCCACACCCATAATGCCACGCAAACCACCTGTTCCAAATTCTAAATCCTGAAAAAATGCTTCTCTAAGCTCCTCTGCTTGATTATTATCCAATAAATTTTGAATATATTTTTTTGTTTGTTCGTCTGTTGCTTCTAACCAAGTATTGATACGTTCTGAAATTGCTTGTTCCATCATTATTGATAAAAATTTAAAGTCTTCTATATTTTTTGATTAAGCTGTTTTTTTCATTTTATGTCTAATTACCTCTATCACAGCAGGCATGATAGAAAGGAAAATAATTCCAAAAATAACCAAAGTAAAGTTTTTTCTTACAATTTCGGTTTCTGCAAAGAAATAACCGAGCCACAAAAAAGACCAAACCCAAACAAAACCACCCACAACATTATAAAGCAAAAATTTACTATAATTCATTGTACCCACACCTGCTACAAAAGGAGCAAAAGTACGTACAATAGGCACAAAACGAGCAAAAATGATGGCTTTTCCGCCATGCTTATCATAAAATGCCTGTGTTCTAAGTAAATATTCTTTTTTAATCCATTTACTCTCTCTTTCAAAAACTGCTTTTCCAAGTTTTTTTCCAACAAAATAATTAACAGTATCACCCAAAACTGCTGCAATAAATAAAATTGTACCCATTAGCCAGATATTTAACTCATTGGTTGCCTTAATTAAAGCTCCTGTAGCAAATAGTAAAGAGTCCCCTGGTAAAAAAGGCATCACTACCAAACCTGTTTCTACAAAAATAATGGCAAATAAAATTCCATAAATCCACACTCCATAATCCTGAAAAATAACTTGTAAATATTTGTCTATGTGTAAAATAAAATCAATGAGTTTTTTTAGATATTCCATTTTTTGAGTGATGAGTTATGAATGATAAGTTATAAATAAATATTTAGAGTTTTTCTCTTATTTCTAAATTCAATTGGCTAAAAGCTCTTTAGCACTTTGTAAAGCTGACTCAGAAGTTTTGCTACCACTAATCATTTGAGCTATTTCTTCTACTCGCTCTGAAAACGAAAGTTCTTTTATACGACTAAATGTTCTGTTATGTGTATCTTCTTTGTACACAAAATAATGTTTATCGCCTTGTGCAGCAATTTGTGGTAAATGGGTAATAGTTAATATTTGATGATTTTTAGACATTTCTTGTATCATTTTACCCATTTTAAGAGCTATTTCGCCAGAGATACCTGTGTCTATTTCATCAAAAACAAGTGTAGGCATAGCCGTTTTTCCTGCCAAAATGTATTTGATAGCAAGCATCAATCTTGAAAATTCGCCACCAGAAGCCACATTCTTAATTTCCTGAGGGGCAATACCTTTGTTGGCACTAAATAAAAAGCCTACTTTATCAATGCCCGAAATGGTAGGTTCTGTTTGTTGTACCTCAATTTTTAGTATAGCATTGGGCATTCCCAGCTCCACAAATAAAGAAGACAACTCTTTTTCTATATATTCAACAACTGCTTTACGTTTCTCAGAAAGTTGAACAGCTTGTTTCTTGGCTATTTCAAAAGATTCTTCACTTTGCTGGCGATGTTTGGCGAGTTCTTCATCAAAATTAAGTACTTTTTGAACTTTTACTTCTAAATCTGCCTGTATTATAAGTAATTCTGCTATTGAACTTGCTCTATGTTTTTTCTGTAAACGTTCTATTTCGTCTAAACGAACCTGAATTTGTTCAATTCTTTTAGGGTCGTATTCTGTGCTTTCATAAAGGCTTTCAAGTTCTTGTGAAACATCTTTGAGTTCTTCTAAAATTGTTTCTGTTCTTTCAGAAAGACGTTCATAATCAGGTGCATACTCCGAAAGTTTTTCAAGTATTTTATTGAGATTTCTAAGTACTACTAATACTGCAAAATCGCCTTCTTGGAGACTTACAAGCCCTTCAGAGAGTTTTGCTTTGAGTTCTTCAGCGTTTTCTAAAATTCCTAATTCTTGTTCAAGACTTTCTTGCTCTCCTGCTACCAAATTTGCTTTTTGGAGTTCTTCAAGCAAAAACTTATTATAATCAAACTCTTTTTGAGCGTTTGCCTGTTCAGCAAGCAGATTTTGATATGCTTTTAAATGCTTCTGATAATTTTTAAAAACCTCTTGATATGCCTCTAAATAGCTCTGATTTTGTGCGTAAGCGTCCAAGATATAACGCTGATAATCTTCTGCTGAAAGCAACAAGTTATCATGTTGTGAGTGAATGTCAATGAGGCGTTGTGTAATTTTGCCTAATATCTCCAGTGTAACGGGAGTATCATTTACAAAAGCTCTTGATTTTCCATTAGCAGAGATCTCTCTACGTATTACTGTATTTTGCTCATAATCAAGCTCTTCTTCCTCAAAAATATGGGTCATTTGGTAGGCAGATATGTCAAATATTGCCTCTACTACACACTTTTCTTCTTCGTCAAACAATACTTTCTTATCAGCCCGATTGCCAAGTATAAGGCTAATTGCCCCTAACATGATTGATTTACCTGCACCTGTTTCGCCAGTAACAACATTAAAAGCCTGATGAGGTGACAGATTGAGGCGTTCTATCAGGGCATAATTCTGAATGGATAAATTTTTGAGCATAAATAAAGCCAGTAACCTTTGCAAATATAGCTGAAAAAAATGAAAGTAAGAATAGAATATTTTTCGTTAAATTTGTGTCACAGACTCATTTTAAAGTCTTTTTTTATTTTTTTTATCTAATATAAACCTCTCTTTATGAAAATTTTATGTATCTCTGACACACATGGGCAGCATAGAAAATTAAACCTTCCTGAAGCTGATATGATTATCCATGCAGGTGATATGAGTGGTAAAGGTGAGGCTTGGCAAATCAGAGAGTTTTTTGAATGGTTTTCAAAATTATCTTATCGTTATAAAATTTGTATTGCTGGTAACCACGATTTTATGGCAGAACGAGAACCAGAAGAATTTCTAAAACTTGTTCCTGATAACTGTATTTATCTCAATGATTCGGGAATAGAAATAGAGAACATAAAAATATGGGGTTCACCCATTAGTCCCGCGTATCACAATTGGGCTTTTAATAAAGAACGAGGTCATGAAATAGCTAAACATTGGGATTTAATTCCTCCTGATACTGATATTTTAATTACACATGGACCTCCTCTGGATGTTTTAGATAAAACCATTTGGGGCAAAAGAGTTGGTTGTGAAGATTTAAAAAAGAAAATTGAACAAATACGACCAAAAATTCATATTTTTGGGCATATTCATGAAGACTATGGTATACTAAAAATATTTGATACTACATTTATCAATGCCAGTAGTATCAATATTGACTATATACCTTTGCACAAACCCATTATCTACGAATTAAACGACTCTATTTCCTAATTTATTTTTATGTTTGTTACCTCTAAATTGCCTGAAGTCAAAACTACCATTTTTACAATTATGAGTACTTTGGCAAGAAAGCACCAAGCCATTAATTTATCACAAGGTTTTCCAGATTTTTCTCCACACCCAAAGCTCATTGAAGCAGCCACCAAAGCCATGCTTTCAGGGCAAAATCAGTATGCTCCTATGCAAGGCTTGATGAATTTGAGAGAAATTATTGCACAAAAAGCACAAGAATTATACAATGTATATTACAATCCTGAAAAGGAAATTACCATTACAGCAGGAGCCACTCAAGCAATTTTTACAGCTATTATGGCTTTTATACGTCCTCAAGATGAGGTGATTATGATTGAACCTGTGTATGACAGTTATGTACCTGCTGTACGTTTGTGTGGTGGTATGGTGAAGTTTTGCCAAATGAACCCTGATGATTTTAGCATTAATTGGAAAGACATGAGCAAACTGATTTCCAACAAAACAAAGGCTATTATTATTAATTCGCCTCATAATCCCACAGGTAGTACTCTCAAAGAGAAAGATTTACAAGAATTACAAAAATTAGTACAAGGCACTGATATTATAATAATTAGTGATGAAGTGTATGAGCATATTATTTTTGATGGTGAGCCTCACCAAAGTATTGCTCTGTATCCTGAATTGGCTCAAAGAAGCATCATTGTCTCTTCTTTTGGTAAAACCTACCATACCACAGGCTGGAAAGTAGGTTATGTATTAGCTCCTGAAAATCTGATGATTGAGTTTCAGAAAGTTCATCAATACAATGTTTTTAGTGTCAATATTGCTTCACAAGTAGCTTTTGCAGAAATCCTAAAAGACAAGGACTTATATCTTTCTTTGGGACAGTTTTATCAAGAAAAAAGAGACTATTTTAAGCTTTTGCTGAAAGGTAGTCGATTTGTATTAAAGAACGTTTCAGGGACATATTTTCAGTTGGCTTCTTACCAAAATATTTCAGAAGAAAAAGACACTGATTTTGCTGTATATCTTACTGAAAAAGTAGGTGTTGCTCCTATTCCATTATCTCCATTTTATAGCAAACAGCAAGACTTTAAACTGCTTCGTTTTTGTTTTGCCAAAGAAAATGAAACGCTTGAGAAAGCAGCCGAAAAATTGGTTAAAGTTTAAAAGTTAAGTTCTTGTTTTTCTCAATTTTATCTACTAAATTTGCACCCTCAATTTTTCTGTTTTAATTAAATTCTGTTCAAATGCCAAAAGTAAAAACCAACTCAGGTGCGAAGAAGCGTTTTCGCCTGACAGGAACAGGTAAAGTGAAGCGTAAACATGCTTTCAAAAACCACATCCTGACCAAAAAAACAACTAAGCAAAAAAGAAACTTGTCTAATTTCGCTATCGTTTCTGATGCGGATATGCCAAGAGTGAAAGCTTTGCTTAATCTATAATTTATTATCTTAGTAGAAAATCTACTAATTGGTTTCAAATGTTCAACCCGATTTTTAGGCTATAAGATTGCTAAAAGCAACGCCAAAAGTCAAAAACACAAAAAATTATGCCACGTTCAGTAAATGTCGTTGCTGCAAGAGCAAGACGCAAAAAAATGATGAAGTTTGCTAAAGGTTTCTTTGGTAGACGTAAAAACGTATGGACAGTTGCTAAAAATGCTATTGAAAAAGCATGGCACTATGCATACCGTGATAGAAAGCAGAAGAAAAGAGATTTCAGAGGTCTATGGATTGCTCGTATCAATGCAGGTACGCGTCAATACGGTCTCTCTTATTCCAAATTTATGGGCTTGTACCATAAAGCAGGTTTAGGCTTGAACAGAAAAGCACTTGCTGATCTTGCAATGAACCACCCTGATGCTTTCAAAGCAATTGTGGACAAAGTAAAACAAGCAGCTTAAAACAAAGAAAACCTCCAAATATTTTGGAGGTTTTTTTATGATAAGTCTTTAATAAGCGAAGATATTATTTTTTAGGAGCTACTGCTTTAGTTCCTTCTTTTTTAGTTGTATCAGCCTTTTTAGTAGTATCTGTAGCTACAGATCCATCTTGTAGATTAGAACCTGTTGAGCCTCCATATAATTTTTCTCTAATAGCTTTTGCTCTTTCATTAGCCTCTTTATTTGCAGGATATTGTTGGCGAAGTTGGCGAGCTGAGTCACCTTTTACACCATACACATATATACTTCCCTCTCTTTTATCTTTGAGCTTTTTTTGGTCAGAGTTATTATATTGATCTAAATTACAAGCATTAAAGGCTACTAAGCAAGCCACAGCAAGCAAAAACTTCTTCATAATGCAATACAGTTTATATTTCGCCTGTAAAGCTATATATTTTTCATTGGATTGCAAATAACAAAACAACTTTTTTATTTTATTTCAGATAATAATACTTTGTTCTACTTGAAATTTGAGGCATTCCATCTCGATTAGATACGACTTTTACCTCTATAATTTGATTTTGAGAGTTGTAATCATAATACTTTGTGTGGTCTACGTATTTCTCAAAGCTTTTCCCATAAGGCATAAAACTTGTATGCTCACTTTTAACTTTTAAACCCTTTTCATTATAAAAAAAACGTGACTGAATGGTATTGAGGCTATCTTTTTGAGGAATACGAACCATATAAAATAATCTCCCTAAAGAATCATATCTATATCTTTGCTCAATATATAATGAATCCGTTTTTTCAGGATTTTTGAAATGATATTCACCTTGTATTTGTTGATTATTTTTAAATCTGAATTGATGAGATATAAAGTCCATACTCTCCTGATTATGAGAAGTATGCTTCCTACTCAAAGTCAATTTGCCTTCTGAACGAATGAACTGTGTTTTAAGCAGAGAATCATTAAAATATTGTTTGATGATTTCTTCATTGCCTTTTTGTGTGTAGAGGTATTTTGTTAGTTCACTACAATCAACATTATTACAAGCAAATACTTGCTTTACATTGCCTGCATTATCATACTCATAGAAAATCTGGTCGTTTTCTATAATAAGTTGTTTTTGAGCGTTGTATTTTTTAATAATTGTATCAACATATGGATTGGGATTATCTCCAATCCATATCTCACTAACTATTTTCTCTTGGTAACTAACTTTTTCAAGAAATGTATCTTTTTCTATTTGAGCGTTTTGACAGGCCGTAAAAGTCAAAAGACAAAGTATATTATTTACTATCCAAGTAGTCAAATAAGGCTTTTTTACTTTCATTGGTTTTAAGCATTTTTGAAACCTTGGTATAATACTGATAGCGGTCATAGGTGTATTCATAACCAAATTTAGCCAAATCTAATTTTTCTTTATCAAATGATATAACTCCAACCAAAATGGCTACTTGTTCAGAGGAAAAATAACCTGTATTTTTCATACTAAATTTAGCAATACGTAATTTTTCCTCATCAGAAATTTCATTTTCCATTTGATGTTTAATTTCTACAAACTCTGCATCTAAAACCTTTAAAGAAGAATTCTGAGAAGGCATCGGTTTATTGGTTGTATCCATAGTTGTTTCCGTTTGGGAAGGCTTTTTTTCCTCTGTTTCAACTGGATTTGTTGGGTTGGGGTTGGTTGGATTAGGATTTCTTTGTTGTGGAAATGGATCTGTTAGGATAGGTATATCTCTAAAGACTCTGCCTGTACGTACAGAATTGAGTACATCTCCCAAACTTCCAACACTTTGAATAGAAAGTTTATAATACCCTTTTCGAGATTTTCTAACAACCACAGAAAGATTTCTCACTCCAAAAACAGGTATTTTCTTTTCTAAAATAACAGGAGTAGCTTGTGGATGTAATACAATTTTTACCCAATATACACCTGTCCATAAATTATCAGCTCTGACAAATGTTTCTGGGTTCTGATTCACCTGATTGCCATTCATATAGAGCAAAAAAGTTTCTCCCTCCAATGTAGAAAAAGAAATAGATGAGTATTGAGCTTTACTTTGAAAATAAAGAAATAGAAATACAAAAGAAAGTAGATATTTTTTCATAGAATAAACAGGTTTTCTTTTGTATTAGACAAATATAGTACCAAGAAAGTTTAATCTGGCTTGGTTTTATAAGGATTGAAAACAATGGGAATAGTTTTTCGCATTGCTACATTTTGATTAACATTATTGGTAGCAGGTGTCCACCCTGTTTCGGATGCTACATTAATAGCATTGATGACAAGCCCCTCTATGAGCGTTTTAAATTCGGCTTCTGCATCTTCAGGAAATCCTTCTGTAATTTTTATATCTCTAACTTTTCCGTCTTTATCTACAATAAACTGAACTATTAATTTACTTTTGAACTTTTTTTGTCTTGCTTCAGCAGGATATGTAATATTTTGACGAACTTTTTTTACAAATGCCGAATCACCACCTTCATATTTTGCTTTGGTGTTTAATGTAAATTTTTGTGTTGGTTTTACTTCTCCTATTTGCGTAGAATCCACTGTATTGGTATCTACAGGAGTTACTTTTAGAGAATCTATAGGTTTTTCTACATTGGTAGAATCTTGTCCAAATGCTGTGATAGTATAAAACACTATAAACAAAACTGTTCCAAAGAATTTCTTCATAAACTTCATTTTAAAAAACGAATATACAACTTTTCTACCTTTTACTCAAATTTGATAGGAATGGTTTTACGAACTTTCACAATTTGTCCATTACTATTGAGTGCAGGTTTCCAAGTATATTTACTGTTTACTATCATAATTGCCTTGATAGTAGCCTCATCATAGCCATCTCCAGCTTTTTTAAGGGCTTTTACTTGTTCTACTTTACCTTGTTCATTTACCAAAAAAGAAACAACTGCTACTGTTTTCTTTTTCTGAGCAGGATATTGAATATTTTGATAAATCAGTTTCTTGAAGTTTTCAATTCCTTCAGGGAATTCAGCATTTTGAGCTACCTCAAATTCTTGATAAATATTGTTGGTGTGTTGGGCAAAAGTATTTGCTCCTACACATAAACAGCAAAGTAAAATAAACACTTTCATAGGCATTTTATTTAGATTCTAGTGGATTTGTTTTGGGTTTCTCAGGATCATCTAATTTAAAATTAACAGGAATTGACTTACGAACTTTTACAGGTTTACCATCTTTATTAAGAGCTGGTTTCCAAGTATAATTTGCATTGAGAACCATCATAGCATCCATGGCTGCTTCATCACAGCCTTCTCCTATACGTTTAAGTACTTTAAAATCCTCCATTTTACCTTTTTTATTCACAGTAAATTGAATTATACTTATTCCCTGAATGGCTTTTCTCTTTGCTTCTTTAGGATATTTGATGTTTTGAGCAACTAACAGCCTAAAGTTATTCACTCCTCCTGGAAATTCACAGTTTTGAGCTGTTTCAAATTCCTGAAAAACCTTGTCTTTATCTTGTCCATATACATTTACAGCAAAAAACATGCTGATTATAAGGAGTAATCTCATTTTCATGATTTATATGATTTTAAATTTTCGTTTGTTAAAAATAATTTGTATTCTTTTTTCTTGATTAATAATTTTTCCTCTATCATCTTTAGCTACTGACCAATTCTGATGAATTTGTTCCAAAGCTCTCAATACCATTTTATCATATTCTTGCCCTACGCTTTTTTCTATTTTAGGATTGATGATTTTACCTACCTTAGAAACTGTAAATATTAAATATGTTTCTCCTTTAAATTTTCTAACTCCTTTAGGGTATTTTAAATTGTTTTTAAAATCTTTATAGAATTGATTTATCCCCCCTTCATAAAAAGTATCTTGTTTACAACAGCAAGAGAGTAACACTTCTAAATCCTGCTTATCTTCAACAATAATCAATTCTGGTTTCTCAACAATTTGTCCCCAAACAAAACTCCAATTCGATAAAAATATTATAAGAAGAATTATATTTTTCATAGCTTAACTCATT
It includes:
- a CDS encoding 50S ribosomal protein L20, with the translated sequence MPRSVNVVAARARRKKMMKFAKGFFGRRKNVWTVAKNAIEKAWHYAYRDRKQKKRDFRGLWIARINAGTRQYGLSYSKFMGLYHKAGLGLNRKALADLAMNHPDAFKAIVDKVKQAA
- a CDS encoding phosphoglucomutase: MMEQAISERINTWLEATDEQTKKYIQNLLDNNQAEELREAFFQDLEFGTGGLRGIMGVGTNRMNQYTVGLATQGLANYLQKAFPNTILKVAVSYDSRNNSQEFAQIVANVFSANGIKVYFFEKLRPTPELSFAIRHFGCQSGVMLTASHNPKEYNGYKAYWNDGAQLVSPHDKNVIEEVQKVKIQDIRFEANKTLIEIVKADFDEIYLQKVQTLSLYPELIQKHKNLKIVYTSLHGTGITLVPQLFKRFGFENVHIVIEQAEPNGNFPTVIYPNPEEAEALTLALKKAQEIDADLVLANDPDADRVGIAVKDNQGRFILLNGNQTGSLVMFYLLSAWKNKGLKGNEYIVKTIVTTDLIDHIAEKLGVECYNTYTGFKYIATIMREQEGKKHYIAGCEESYGYLIGDFVRDKDGVSACALIAEMTAYAQENYGGIYPMLLEIYKEFGFYEDTLISITKKGIAGMQEIKEMMQNYRNETPKKLGGSEVVILKDYQSLEETNLKTGEKKKLLFDETSNVLQFITAEGSKISARPSGTEPKIKFYVSLKGDYEENLESVREKFKQKTIQIKQDLGL
- a CDS encoding DNA repair protein RecN, which gives rise to MLKNLSIQNYALIERLNLSPHQAFNVVTGETGAGKSIMLGAISLILGNRADKKVLFDEEEKCVVEAIFDISAYQMTHIFEEEELDYEQNTVIRREISANGKSRAFVNDTPVTLEILGKITQRLIDIHSQHDNLLLSAEDYQRYILDAYAQNQSYLEAYQEVFKNYQKHLKAYQNLLAEQANAQKEFDYNKFLLEELQKANLVAGEQESLEQELGILENAEELKAKLSEGLVSLQEGDFAVLVVLRNLNKILEKLSEYAPDYERLSERTETILEELKDVSQELESLYESTEYDPKRIEQIQVRLDEIERLQKKHRASSIAELLIIQADLEVKVQKVLNFDEELAKHRQQSEESFEIAKKQAVQLSEKRKAVVEYIEKELSSLFVELGMPNAILKIEVQQTEPTISGIDKVGFLFSANKGIAPQEIKNVASGGEFSRLMLAIKYILAGKTAMPTLVFDEIDTGISGEIALKMGKMIQEMSKNHQILTITHLPQIAAQGDKHYFVYKEDTHNRTFSRIKELSFSERVEEIAQMISGSKTSESALQSAKELLAN
- a CDS encoding aminotransferase codes for the protein MFVTSKLPEVKTTIFTIMSTLARKHQAINLSQGFPDFSPHPKLIEAATKAMLSGQNQYAPMQGLMNLREIIAQKAQELYNVYYNPEKEITITAGATQAIFTAIMAFIRPQDEVIMIEPVYDSYVPAVRLCGGMVKFCQMNPDDFSINWKDMSKLISNKTKAIIINSPHNPTGSTLKEKDLQELQKLVQGTDIIIISDEVYEHIIFDGEPHQSIALYPELAQRSIIVSSFGKTYHTTGWKVGYVLAPENLMIEFQKVHQYNVFSVNIASQVAFAEILKDKDLYLSLGQFYQEKRDYFKLLLKGSRFVLKNVSGTYFQLASYQNISEEKDTDFAVYLTEKVGVAPIPLSPFYSKQQDFKLLRFCFAKENETLEKAAEKLVKV
- a CDS encoding 50S ribosomal protein L35, with the protein product MPKVKTNSGAKKRFRLTGTGKVKRKHAFKNHILTKKTTKQKRNLSNFAIVSDADMPRVKALLNL
- a CDS encoding cytochrome O ubiquinol oxidase is translated as MEYLKKLIDFILHIDKYLQVIFQDYGVWIYGILFAIIFVETGLVVMPFLPGDSLLFATGALIKATNELNIWLMGTILFIAAVLGDTVNYFVGKKLGKAVFERESKWIKKEYLLRTQAFYDKHGGKAIIFARFVPIVRTFAPFVAGVGTMNYSKFLLYNVVGGFVWVWSFLWLGYFFAETEIVRKNFTLVIFGIIFLSIMPAVIEVIRHKMKKTA
- a CDS encoding metallophosphoesterase, whose protein sequence is MKILCISDTHGQHRKLNLPEADMIIHAGDMSGKGEAWQIREFFEWFSKLSYRYKICIAGNHDFMAEREPEEFLKLVPDNCIYLNDSGIEIENIKIWGSPISPAYHNWAFNKERGHEIAKHWDLIPPDTDILITHGPPLDVLDKTIWGKRVGCEDLKKKIEQIRPKIHIFGHIHEDYGILKIFDTTFINASSINIDYIPLHKPIIYELNDSIS